The following proteins are co-located in the Hydrogenobacter hydrogenophilus genome:
- a CDS encoding GYD domain-containing protein, which yields MGIYVMLTKISPYAVKNLEKLKEIEQHAEKLIEENCPSVRWIMNLVVFGPYDYLDIFEAKDDEEAAKVAMIIRSFGHATTETWPAIEWKDFKSIIEKIKIDYS from the coding sequence ATGGGTATATATGTGATGCTAACCAAGATCTCACCTTACGCGGTAAAAAATTTAGAGAAGCTCAAGGAGATAGAACAACACGCAGAAAAGCTCATTGAAGAGAACTGCCCTAGTGTAAGGTGGATCATGAACTTGGTCGTTTTTGGTCCATACGATTACCTTGACATCTTTGAAGCTAAAGATGATGAGGAGGCAGCAAAAGTTGCTATGATAATAAGATCGTTTGGTCATGCTACAACGGAAACATGGCCAGCCATAGAGTGGAAAGATTTTAAAAGTATAATAGAGAAGATCAAGATAGATTATTC